In Cuculus canorus isolate bCucCan1 chromosome 8, bCucCan1.pri, whole genome shotgun sequence, a single genomic region encodes these proteins:
- the GLUL gene encoding glutamine synthetase isoform X1, with amino-acid sequence MGLLRSVQCLLTYRASSYHLPALGGFISLPHHSRGDRSNTAACTRNPLVRSAAMATSASSHLSKAIKHMYMKLPQGEKVQAMYIWIDGTGEHLRCKTRTLDHEPKSLEDLPEWNFDGSSTFQSEGSNSDMYLRPAAMFRDPFRKDPNKLVLCEVFKYNRQSAETNLRHTCRRIMDMVSNQHPWFGMEQEYTLLGTDGHPFGWPSNGFPGPQGPYYCGVGADKAYGRDIVEAHYRACLYAGVKIGGTNAEVMPAQWEFQVGPCEGIEMGDHLWIARFILHRVCEDFGVIVSFDPKPIPGNWNGAGCHTNFSTKNMREDGGLKHIEEAIEKLSKRHQYHIRAYDPKGGLDNARRLTGFHETSNIHEFSAGVANRGASIRIPRNVGHEKKGYFEDRRPSANCDPYAVTEALVRTCLLNETGDEPLEYKN; translated from the exons ATGGGCCTACTGCGGAGCGTGCAATGTTTGCTCACCTATCGGGCAAGCAGCTACCACCTCCCTGCCTTGGGGGGTTTCATCAGCCTCCCACATCACTCCAGAGGAGACCGGTCAAACACCGCTGCTTGCACAAG GAACCCCCTCGTCCGGTCTGCAGCCATGGCCACCTCAGCGAGTTCCCACCTGAGCAAAGCCATCAAGCACATGTACATGAAGCTGCCGCAGGGTGAGAAGGTCCAAGCCATGTACATCTGGATCGATGGGACAGGGGAGCACCTCCGATGCAAAACCCGCACGCTGGACCACGAGCCCAAGAGCCTTGAAG aTCTCCCCGAGTGGAATTTTGATGGCTCCAGCACTTTCCAGTCTGAAGGCTCCAACAGTGACATGTACTTGCGACCTGCTGCCATGTTTCGGGACCCTTTTCGCAAGGACCCCAATAAATTAGTTCTCTGCGAGGTCTTCAAATACAACCGCCAGTCTGCAG AGACAAATCTCCGACACACCTGCAGACGCATTATGGATATGGTGTCCAACCAGCACCCTTGGTTTGGGATGGAGCAGGAGTACACTCTTCTGGGGACAGATGGACATCCATTTGGCTGGCCTTCCAACGGCTTCCCTGGACCCCAAG GTCCATACTACTGCGGGGTAGGGGCGGACAAAGCCTATGGCAGAGACATTGTGGAGGCCCACTACCGAGCGTGCCTTTATGCCGGTGTGAAAATTGGAGGAACCAATGCAGAAGTGATGCCAGCCCAG TGGGAGTTCCAGGTGGGACCATGCGAAGGGATTGAGATGGGGGATCACCTCTGGATCGCACGCTTCATCCTCCATCGGGTGTGCGAAGACTTTGGTGTCATTGTGTCCTTCGATCCCAAACCCATCCCTGGGAACTGGAACGGTGCTGGCTGTCACACCAACTTCAGCACCAAGAACATGAGGGAAGACGGAGGTCTCAA GCACATTGAAGAGGCCATCGAGAAGCTGAGCAAGCGCCACCAGTACCACATCCGTGCCTATGACCCCAAAGGGGGGCTGGACAATGCCAGGCGCCTGACGGGTTTCCATGAGACATCCAATATCCATGAGTTTTCTGCTGGTGTGGCCAACCGTGGTGCCAGCATCCGCATCCCAAGGAATGTGGGCCATGAGAAGAAGGGCTACTTTGAGGACCGGCGGCCCTCTGCCAACTGTGATCCTTATGCTGTGACAGAGGCCCTCGTCCGCACATGTCTCCTCAACGAAACTGGAGACGAGCCTTTGGAGTACAAGAACTAA
- the GLUL gene encoding glutamine synthetase isoform X2, producing the protein MATSASSHLSKAIKHMYMKLPQGEKVQAMYIWIDGTGEHLRCKTRTLDHEPKSLEDLPEWNFDGSSTFQSEGSNSDMYLRPAAMFRDPFRKDPNKLVLCEVFKYNRQSAETNLRHTCRRIMDMVSNQHPWFGMEQEYTLLGTDGHPFGWPSNGFPGPQGPYYCGVGADKAYGRDIVEAHYRACLYAGVKIGGTNAEVMPAQWEFQVGPCEGIEMGDHLWIARFILHRVCEDFGVIVSFDPKPIPGNWNGAGCHTNFSTKNMREDGGLKHIEEAIEKLSKRHQYHIRAYDPKGGLDNARRLTGFHETSNIHEFSAGVANRGASIRIPRNVGHEKKGYFEDRRPSANCDPYAVTEALVRTCLLNETGDEPLEYKN; encoded by the exons ATGGCCACCTCAGCGAGTTCCCACCTGAGCAAAGCCATCAAGCACATGTACATGAAGCTGCCGCAGGGTGAGAAGGTCCAAGCCATGTACATCTGGATCGATGGGACAGGGGAGCACCTCCGATGCAAAACCCGCACGCTGGACCACGAGCCCAAGAGCCTTGAAG aTCTCCCCGAGTGGAATTTTGATGGCTCCAGCACTTTCCAGTCTGAAGGCTCCAACAGTGACATGTACTTGCGACCTGCTGCCATGTTTCGGGACCCTTTTCGCAAGGACCCCAATAAATTAGTTCTCTGCGAGGTCTTCAAATACAACCGCCAGTCTGCAG AGACAAATCTCCGACACACCTGCAGACGCATTATGGATATGGTGTCCAACCAGCACCCTTGGTTTGGGATGGAGCAGGAGTACACTCTTCTGGGGACAGATGGACATCCATTTGGCTGGCCTTCCAACGGCTTCCCTGGACCCCAAG GTCCATACTACTGCGGGGTAGGGGCGGACAAAGCCTATGGCAGAGACATTGTGGAGGCCCACTACCGAGCGTGCCTTTATGCCGGTGTGAAAATTGGAGGAACCAATGCAGAAGTGATGCCAGCCCAG TGGGAGTTCCAGGTGGGACCATGCGAAGGGATTGAGATGGGGGATCACCTCTGGATCGCACGCTTCATCCTCCATCGGGTGTGCGAAGACTTTGGTGTCATTGTGTCCTTCGATCCCAAACCCATCCCTGGGAACTGGAACGGTGCTGGCTGTCACACCAACTTCAGCACCAAGAACATGAGGGAAGACGGAGGTCTCAA GCACATTGAAGAGGCCATCGAGAAGCTGAGCAAGCGCCACCAGTACCACATCCGTGCCTATGACCCCAAAGGGGGGCTGGACAATGCCAGGCGCCTGACGGGTTTCCATGAGACATCCAATATCCATGAGTTTTCTGCTGGTGTGGCCAACCGTGGTGCCAGCATCCGCATCCCAAGGAATGTGGGCCATGAGAAGAAGGGCTACTTTGAGGACCGGCGGCCCTCTGCCAACTGTGATCCTTATGCTGTGACAGAGGCCCTCGTCCGCACATGTCTCCTCAACGAAACTGGAGACGAGCCTTTGGAGTACAAGAACTAA